The proteins below come from a single Nitrosospira sp. Is2 genomic window:
- a CDS encoding YqjD family protein produces the protein MERDTSTNTAEDTKAAAENVAHRVGDAAQRVGNAAKTAGKQVGAVASDELANLRADLDDLISRIPSLSDIDLEKAKDNLIQKIAETKETARDVAHEAREQLDHGIECTRDYVKERPLQSVGYAAAIGLLVGLLTARR, from the coding sequence ATGGAAAGAGATACTTCCACGAATACAGCCGAGGATACAAAAGCCGCAGCGGAAAATGTGGCGCATCGCGTCGGTGATGCAGCTCAGAGGGTCGGCAACGCCGCCAAAACGGCCGGGAAACAGGTGGGGGCGGTCGCCAGCGACGAACTGGCGAATCTCAGAGCTGACCTGGACGATCTCATCTCGCGCATTCCCAGTTTATCGGATATTGATCTGGAAAAAGCAAAGGACAATTTGATACAAAAAATTGCCGAAACCAAGGAAACGGCTCGGGATGTTGCCCACGAGGCCCGGGAACAACTGGATCACGGTATCGAATGTACCCGGGATTACGTTAAGGAACGTCCGCTGCAATCGGTGGGCTATGCCGCAGCGATCGGCTTGCTAGTAGGCTTATTGACAGCCCGGCGGTAG
- a CDS encoding phage holin family protein yields MERVGEYLELLKISAEIQGQNLKRRIIGYAAAALFGVLSFFFLGLAVIITCWDTPYRVMSAWGVAAFFTLLAFVIYMGTPSRADSVSAFDTVRDELQQDIKLMKDIV; encoded by the coding sequence TTGGAGCGCGTCGGCGAATATCTGGAGCTGTTGAAGATATCGGCTGAGATTCAGGGGCAGAACCTGAAAAGGCGCATTATCGGCTACGCGGCGGCAGCGCTCTTTGGCGTCTTAAGCTTTTTTTTCCTGGGGCTGGCCGTCATCATTACCTGTTGGGATACGCCCTATCGCGTGATGTCCGCATGGGGCGTGGCTGCTTTCTTTACTTTATTAGCGTTTGTGATATATATGGGAACGCCGAGCCGCGCAGATTCTGTATCAGCTTTTGATACTGTTCGCGACGAATTACAGCAGGACATCAAACTGATGAAAGACATAGTATGA
- a CDS encoding EF-hand domain-containing protein, with protein sequence MPSSTLNRMILALAATAACVLSAPGLVHAEESAPKAEVIRAPLELYDTNEDGYVSAEEAAQQKMPARTFESLDVDRDGRLNKDEFGKAPPMRLDEEVSK encoded by the coding sequence ATGCCATCTTCAACTTTGAACAGAATGATCCTCGCGCTGGCCGCAACGGCTGCATGCGTACTGTCCGCCCCGGGCTTGGTCCACGCGGAAGAATCGGCGCCCAAGGCGGAGGTAATAAGGGCTCCATTAGAACTTTACGATACCAACGAGGATGGCTATGTGAGCGCAGAGGAAGCTGCGCAGCAGAAGATGCCGGCCCGAACATTTGAAAGTCTGGATGTTGACCGGGATGGGAGATTGAACAAGGATGAGTTTGGCAAAGCGCCGCCCATGCGCTTGGATGAGGAAGTTTCGAAATAA